One genomic window of Cellulophaga sp. Hel_I_12 includes the following:
- a CDS encoding response regulator transcription factor — protein sequence MKIRIAIVDDNSFLMKAVEDKLAFFKDVCIKWKAIDGLQCLEKLEIDPRLDLILMDIEMPNLNGVEATEKIKNKYPQLKIVMLTVFDTDENIFNAIKAGADGYLLKDVPPDQLYQGIVDTLNDGAAMTPAIAMKTLKLLRNPMSFEAKTEEEQVGLTPRESEVLVQLSKGLSYTKIAENLFVSPSTVRKHIENLYTKLQVHSKLEAVQKAKRTNLI from the coding sequence ATGAAAATTAGAATAGCAATAGTAGATGATAATTCATTTTTAATGAAAGCAGTGGAGGATAAACTAGCTTTTTTTAAGGATGTGTGTATTAAATGGAAGGCTATAGACGGTTTGCAATGTTTAGAAAAACTTGAAATTGACCCTCGTTTAGATCTTATTTTAATGGATATCGAAATGCCAAATTTAAACGGAGTGGAAGCCACTGAAAAAATAAAAAATAAGTATCCACAGCTAAAAATTGTCATGCTAACAGTTTTTGATACTGATGAAAACATATTCAATGCTATTAAAGCAGGAGCTGATGGGTATTTATTAAAAGATGTGCCGCCAGACCAATTATACCAGGGTATTGTAGACACCCTAAACGATGGTGCAGCCATGACTCCAGCTATTGCCATGAAAACCTTGAAACTATTGCGAAATCCCATGTCATTTGAGGCTAAAACAGAGGAAGAACAAGTAGGGCTGACTCCTAGAGAAAGCGAGGTCTTGGTGCAATTAAGTAAGGGGCTTAGTTATACCAAAATTGCAGAAAATTTGTTTGTGTCGCCTAGTACAGTTCGGAAGCATATAGAAAATTTATACACAAAACTTCAGGTACATTCAAAATTAGAAGCCGTACAAAAGGCGAAAAGAACAAATCTTATTTAA
- a CDS encoding DUF4230 domain-containing protein: MKKVLFGAIVTLAIVFIFRSCTETTDQKSILKENSMLIQEQINNVSKLIVTEGHFSEVYTYKDSKALFGPLITAEKKALVVVNAEVTVAYDLRKIDFTIDEATKTLKINSIPEPEIKLNPDFEYYDVSADFLNQFDAEDYNKIKRNIRSSLLQKIEKSTLKTNAENRLLSELSKFYILTSAMGWSLEYDGEIVKENFPALLKG; encoded by the coding sequence ATGAAAAAAGTTTTATTTGGTGCCATAGTTACTTTAGCCATCGTTTTTATTTTTAGGTCTTGTACAGAAACTACGGATCAGAAATCGATTTTAAAAGAAAACTCGATGCTGATTCAAGAGCAAATTAACAATGTATCTAAACTCATTGTCACTGAAGGTCATTTTTCAGAAGTGTATACCTATAAAGATTCTAAAGCCCTTTTCGGACCCTTGATTACCGCAGAAAAAAAAGCCCTAGTAGTGGTTAATGCTGAAGTTACGGTAGCCTATGATTTACGTAAAATAGACTTCACCATAGATGAAGCGACCAAAACTTTAAAAATAAATAGTATTCCGGAGCCCGAAATAAAACTGAATCCTGATTTCGAATATTATGACGTTTCAGCCGATTTCTTAAACCAGTTTGATGCTGAGGATTACAATAAAATTAAAAGAAATATTCGTTCCTCTTTATTGCAGAAAATAGAAAAATCAACTTTAAAAACCAATGCCGAAAATCGCTTGTTAAGTGAGCTTTCTAAATTCTATATATTGACTTCGGCCATGGGCTGGTCATTGGAGTACGATGGTGAAATCGTCAAAGAGAATTTTCCTGCTTTACTAAAGGGATAA